DNA sequence from the Cellulophaga sp. HaHaR_3_176 genome:
TAAATTAGGGTATCCTAGTTGCCCAAAACACATACAACGAGAAGTTATCGAAACTCCTGAAAAAGTAGAGGCTATATCTTCTAATTATCAAAATGGAACTATTTTAGGAGAATTAGAGAACGAATGGATTAGCAATGCGCATACGTTTTTTATAGCCACACAGACAAAAAAAGGAGCTATTGAATCATCACATAGAGGTGGTAATCCTGGTTTTATTGAAATTCAAGAAAATGGACGTATGCGTGTACCTGATTATTTAGGCAATAGCATGTTTAGTACATTAGGTAACATTTACGAAAACCCTAAAGCTGCATTGCTTTTTGTAGATTATAAAAAAGGAGAAACATTACAACTTTCTGGTACTGCTGAGTTACAGTTTGATCAAAATTCAGAAGCTGATTTTTATAAATCTGGAGAAACCGGTCGGTTTTGGACCTTTGAAACTAAACAATGGATACGAACAATAAACCATCATAAAGTAGATACCGAGTTTATAGATTTTTCACCATTTAATATACTCACCAAAAAATAAAACCCATTGTTAGTATTGCACCAACAATGAGTTTGGTTTCTTATTGCAAAAAAATTATATGAAGTTCTCTAAAATAGAACTTCATCTGCCGATGCAACATAACTTGCAGGTACCTTAATATTGTTCAGGCGTAAATAAACTCCTAATTGAGCTCTGTGATGTACTGTATGGCTAAGTACATACCTACGAATAGCTGTTTCTTTTGTGCCAGAAAACATAACCGTATCAGCATTTCTCATTGTCCACGATTCCATTAACTGATCGTTATTGGTGGCTTCTAAAGCTTTTTCTCCTACAATTATATTTTCTTCAAACTGTTTAAGAATAGCTTCTTTAGAGTTTAATACCGCTGGTGATGGTGCTGTACTCCAATCTAATTCTGAATTTTGAGTAATTGCAGGTATCCAACTAGAAATAGGTAATATATGGTTTGCTAGTTCACCCATTTTTTTTGATTTTTCATGCGGTGTAAATTCAAATACATCTTCAGAAATAGAATTCAAAAATTTTCTGGTGGTATTCATTTCATCTTTAAACTCATTTAAAAGTATCTCGTTCAGCTTCATAATTCTACTATATTTAAATTAATTGTTTTTTTAAATTCTAATGCTATTTTCTTTATTATGCTACTCTCCTATTGTTATTAATAGTAGTGATAATTCAGTAAATTCCTTTAGGTATTTATTAGTCGTAAAATAATGGTAAACCTTAACTGAAAATACATTGTTTAGAGCAAAGTATTTTCGGTTACATTTCACAGAAAATATCGATGATAAAAAATAAAAAAATAAGCTAAACCATTTGATTTTTAAAGCTATTATTATATCTATATGAAGCAATAAATCCCCTTAACATTAACCAACTCCCAACCAAAAAAAAGTATATTTGTTGAGGATTAAAACTATTTATTATGAAACATATATGTATCGCATTTACTGCGTTTATAATGACTGCTACAGCATACAGTCAATTTCAGATTTCAGCAAGTTCTGGCTATGCTTTTGGTAGTGCAGGAATGAAATTGGGAGAAACAATTAACGTATCAGAAACTGAGAACTATTATGGTAGTTATGGCGAAGGTACAAATGTACAATTGAGAGGTACTTATTTTTTTAATGAGTCTTTTGGTGTCGATTTAAGCTTGGGTTATTTACGAGGTACAGATCAAACAGTATCTAATATTAATGTTCCGAGTACTACTGTAGATGCTGTTGCTAGAGCTCGTGCTTTTGGAGCATCAACATCTGTAGTGTATAAATTTACCAATAATATTTATGGCCGTTTTGGTGCCTTATTAAAAATTGGTGGTAAAACTGAAGCTGTAGTTTACAGTAAATCTGTTTTTTCAGAAGCCGAAGCTGAAGCTTTTGGAGTGCCAAATGGTTCTTACTCTGAGACTAATTACACAGAAGACTTTCACGGTCATTTTCCTATAGGTTTTGTTGGTGCTTTAGGGTATAATTTTGAATTAGATTCTAATTTTAGCCTTTTTGTAGAAGCTGAATATTACGGTATTAGTTTAAAACGTAAAGACTCTGAGCTTGCCGATTTTAATACGAATATTGTTTTACCTGATGGTACAGTTGCTGTAAGTGGTTTTTTCACTTTAGATAATTTACCAGAAGGTACCGTTAATAAAACAACCTATGTAGATAATTTATCGAACACGAATACAGATGCTTCTAAAAAATTATCGCAAAAAGTACCTTATTCTTCTTTCGGAATTAATTTTGGTATCACCTACAAATTTAAATCTTCAGTTGATAAAGAATAAGTAATTTATTTAAACAAAATATCTTTCAAAAAACCTGCCTTTTATAAAAGGCAGGTTTTTTTATGCCTTATACCTAAATCAGCTATTGGATTACACTAACTTCATTAACATCTCTTTAATTAATAGGCATCCTGTTATCTATAAGATCACCTCTTAAAAGGGCTTAATTAAACGATGTATCCTTATAGCTGTAATTGTATTGACTTTAAAGTAGATAAGAAATTTAATTATTAGTATGTAATCATTTATATAATAGAAAAATATTGTCTTAAAAATACCATCCTCTGTACGATGTATTGATCTTTCAATAACTACCTCTCTAAATTTCTACGGCAATAATCAAACGGTACGAGCTAATAATTAGGGTATTCTTCTAATACCTTGCGTTTCAATATATAATCTTTTAATCAATAATACTTTAAAAAAAGAACATTAAAGAAATAAACTCAATTAATAAAACCAGATATAGTATGAAAAATGAATTTGCAAAATATGCAATAGCAGGAATTTTAGGAACCGTAGTAATGACAATAATAATGATTGTTGGACCAAATATGGGAATGCCAGAAATGGCACCTTGGAAGTTACTATCTGGTGCTATAGGTGTGTCAATTACTGTAGGATGGGTGTTACACTTTATGATGGGAATCATATTTGCCTTAACATATGGATATGCTTTTGCTCCCAATGTCAGTATTAAAAACATATGGCTAAAAGGTATCGCATTTGGTATTGTAGCGCTTGTTTTAGCACAAATAGGAATGAAAGTTATGGGAGTAATTTTTGAAATGCCACCGATGGATGGTTCTATGCCAATGCGATTAGTAGCTATGCTTATCGGCCATATTGCTTTTGGTCTAACAACGGCTAAAATAATCAACAAATAAAACATAACAACCTTAATTTAAACATATTAAGGTTGTTTATATTAACTTTAGTTTAATAAACTGTTAGTGTAAATAATTTGCATTCACTATATAATAAGATCATGAAAAAAATAGATTTCAGTAGTTTAAAAGCGGTATTTGTGAACTGTACCCTTAAAAAATCTCCTTCAAAAAGTCACACACAAAATTTAATGGATGTTTCGATTGGAATTATGAAATCGGAAGGTGTAAGTGTTGAAACAATTCGCCTTGCAGATTATGACGTTCCCGTAGGTGTACAACCTGATATGACAAAAGAAGGTTTTGAAAAAGATGAGTGGCCAATAATTTATGAAAAAGTAATAGCTGCCGATATACTTGTAATTGGTACTCCTATTTGGCTAGGAGAACGATCATCAATAGCTTCAAAATTAATCGAACGTTTGTATGCCATGAGTGGTTATCAAAATGATAAAGGACAATATGTATATTATGGAAAAGCTGGTGGCTGTATTATTACTGGTAATGAAGATGGTGTAAAACATTGTGCCATGGGCATGTTATATGCATTACAACATTTAGGATACAGTGTTCCGCCACAAGCTGATGCGGGTTGGATTGGTACTGTTGGCCCTGGACCTAGTTATGGTGATACTGAGTGGCAAGGGGAAACCAAAAACCCACCGGTGGGTTACGATTCTGAATTTACAAACAGAAACACAACATTCATGAGTTACAACTTAATGCATTTGGCTAAAATGTTAAAAGATAATGAAGGATACCCAGCCTACGGAAATTCTAGAAAAGAATGGGACGATGGTACCCGATGGAATTTTGAAAATCCTGAATATAGGTAGAAATAACATTGATAATAGATTGATTTTAAGAATTTTAAACACAATATTATGAGCAAAAATGTATCAGAACAATTACTAGATATACTAGTAAATGTTGGTGTAGAAAATATATATGGAGTTACAGGTGATGCCCTTAACTTTTTTGTTAAAGCGATTGAAGAACGTGACGATGTAGATTGGATAGGTATGAAACATGAAGGTAATGCCTCTTTCGCTGCCTTTGGACATAGCCAAACCAAAAATGGTTTAGGTGTATGTGCAGGTACAGTAGGTCCTGGAGCTTTGCATTTAATCAATGGTTTATATAATGCTAAAAAAGAACGTACTCCGCTAATCGCAATTACAGGTCAAATAGATCAAAAACAACAAGGAACTAACTTTTTTCAAGAAGTAGATCTAAAAAAAGTATTTGATGATGTTTGTGATTATCAAGCGATCATTAAAACGCCTGAACAGGCACCTATGGTCATACAGAAAGCTATAAAAATAGCCATGGCTAATAATGCTGTTTGTAGAATAGAATTACCTGCAAACATAGCAGAAATGAAAGCTGAAAACCAACAATTTGTACATGCTATAAAAAAATATGTTTCTCGCTTAGTACCTGATAAAGAAACAGTGTTAGAAGCGGCTTCGTTATTAAATAAGGCAAAAACAGTTGGTATTTTGGCAGGTGATGGTTGTCGTGAAAGTCGTGATGCTGTACTTACCTTATCAAAAAAACTAAATGCACCAATAGTACATAGTTTACGTGCTAGTGATGTATTTGATCATGATACAGAAAATGTTGTCGGGTTGACAGGGTTGATAGGAAATCCATCTGGCTATAATGCAGTAATGAAATGCGATTTGCTATTGATGCTAGGTACTGATTTTCCATACATTGATTTTCTACCACACGACACAAAAACCATTCAGGTCGATATAAGACAAGAGAATATAGGTAATAGAACTTCAGTTTCTTTAGGAGTTTGGAGTGACATTTATTCTTTTTTAGATTTGCTTAATCCTAAAATAGAACAGAAAAACGACACTAGATTCATTGATAAATTGAAAGAAAGTTTTGATGGTTGGAGAAAGAATATGAAAGAGCAGGCTTCTCCGACACGAGAAAATGAGCCTTTACACCCACAAATATTTGCAGGTTTTATAGATGAATATGCTGCTGACGATGCCATTTTTACGGTAGAAACAGGGACTTCGGCAATATGGGCTGCCCATCATATTTCGTTCAATAAACAAAGACGCCTTATAGGTTCATTTAATCATGGCTCTATGGCAGTTGGTTTGCCATCTGCAATAGGTGCTCAGATGGCCAACCCAAATAAAGAAATTTGGTGTTTAAGTGGTGATGGTGCATTTAATATGGCTATGCAAGATTTTATAACTGCAGTGAAATATGAACTGCCTATAAAAGTGCTTATTTTCAATAATTCTGAACTTAGTTTTGTAAAATTAGAAATGGAGCAAGTTGGGTTAGCAGCAAGCTTAGATGCCCTACATGAAACGAATGTAAATTTTGCTGAATATGCCAAATTATGTGGCGGTGATGGTGTACGAGTAGAGCACGCGAAAGATATTGGTGCAGCCATACAACAGGCGAAAAATAGTACAAAACCTTTTATTATAGATGCTGTTGTTAGTAGCGGTGCATTATCACTACCACCGCATATAGGTATAAAAGAAGCTATAGGTTTCGGTACCTCTAAAATAAAAGAAGTAGGTCAAGTAATTACCGGCGACAAATCGCAATGGGAAAATATTAAAAAGGAGCTACAATCTTATTTTGATTAATAAAAATAAGAATAAAGTTGAGCTAAAGAGCTGTCGAGAGTTCCTTTACCCAAAATTCAAGTGAGCCTAATTAGGTTCACTTGAATTTTGTTGTTTAGTACGCTTATTAATAATTTTATATAATCACCACTACTCTATTTTGTCTTAAACGCTAAAATGTCTGTAAGACATTTATAGATTGTAATATAAAATCAAAAGTTTAATTAGTAAGAAAATGCACGCAAAATGTGTTTTTTGTAACATAAGTGATATTATAAAAAAATCTGTTCGTAATTTTTCAAAAATTATAACTTAATGGCAAGATTTATTTTCTCGAAAAAATATTTTTATTTCGTTTTTTTATTGGTTTTTATTTGTTGTCCTAAACTTCAAGGACAAGTAGGAAAAAGTACGCTTACTAAAATATCAGAGTTAAAATCTCATTCAGATTTTAACCCTCAGAATAGTAATTATATTGATTTACTTTTGGATTTAGCAGAAACTAATATGCGTGCCAACCCAGACAGCACAGCTATATTATTAAAAGAAAGTTATGATTTAAGTGTTGCATCTGAATACAAAAAAGGAGAAAGTATAGCACTATCAACTTATGGGTATTTTTATGCTGAAAGAGGAGATACAAACAAAGCTGATGAATATAATAAGAAAGCTTTAGATATCGCGAATGCTTATAACCTAGATAATGCAAAAATTACAGCGTTAAATAATATGGGTATTGATTTTCATTTTCAAGGAGATCATGCAAATGCGCTTACAAAATATTTAGAGGCATTAACAGTTGCTGAGAAAGTTAATGACACTCGCATGATGTCTGTGCTTAGTACTAATATCGCTTTTTTATATAGTTATAATGATGATTTTGAAACTGCTTTAATTTTTCATAAAAAATCAAGACAAATTAATATTGATGCTAAAAACGAAGATTTATTAATTGTCTCTACGCTTAGCATTGCACACATATACAGGCAAATAGGAGATTTAGAAGAATCAGAGCGTTTGTTTAATGATGGTATTCCCATTATTAAAAAACAAAACAGAAAAGATTGGTTATCAAGTGCGTATATGGGAAAAGGTAAAATTGGCCTTGAAAGAAAAAACTATCAAGAATCATTAATGTGGTTTATTGAGTCAGAAAAACTATGTGATGAAATTGATTATAGTAATGGGTACACAGGAACATATCAAGGCTTAGCAGAATCTTATTTAGGACTTGAAAATTTAGAATTAGCTGAAACATATGCCTTAAAAGCATTGCAAATTTCTAAACAAATAAGTCTTTCTAAGGCTATAAAAGAATCGAATTTAATTTTATCTAATATATACCACAAAAAAGGTGAAGATAAAAAGGCTTTTTCTTACATGAATGAGTATAGACTACTTTATGAGAAAGAAGCTGACGAAAAATTTAAAAAAGGACTTGGAGTTGCTCTTAGTAAAATGAAATTTGAAAATCAAAAAAAACAACTTATAGATGATCAAAGTAAAGTTATTGCGAAGCAAAAGAGTTATGTATATTTAGCCATAGCTGCTCTTTTGATAGTTTCTTTATTTCTAATTCAAATTTACAGAACAAATAAACTTCAGCTAAAACATACAGAAGAGTTAGAGGAAAAACAAAACATATTATTGCAACATGAGGCAGAACTCAGTGAAGCGAACGAAACTAAAGACAAATTATTTTCAATTATAGCACATGACCTCAAAGGGCCTATCAATTCTTTTTATGCACTTTTAGAACTTTCCTTGACAGGATCAATGACCAAGGAAGATTATAACATTTTACTGCCTAAAGCTTTAAAAAACATACAAGGTATTTCAGTAATGCTGAACAATCTTTTAGAATGGGCTAAAACACAAATGAATGGTATTGTTGTAGAACAGCGACAATTAGAAATAAATAGTGTTTTAGAAAACACAATCAAGGTTTTATCTCCATTAGCAGAAAAAAAGCTGATTAGTATTAATAATCTAGTACCTAATACTAATTGTTTTAGTGATAAAAATCACTTGACAATAATTCTTAGAAACCTTATAAGTAATGCTATTAAATTTACAAATACAAACGGTATTATAACTATTAATGCTTCAATTAAAAATAATTTTCTTGAAATTGCTATTGCCGATAATGGAATTGGTATGTCTCCTGAAAAACTACAAATGCTTTTTAAAAGTGCTCATATGAAATCTTCTTTTGGGACTGATAATGAAAAAGGGACAGGTCTTGGTCTTTTTTTATGTAAAGAAATGGCAGAAGGAAATGGTGGTGAATTATGGGTAACTAGTGAGGAAAATGTTGGTACAACCATATATTTTACGGTACCTATGTCTAACAAAGTATGACACATTTGCATAAAAATTTCTGCACTCATACAGATGTATTTTAGAAAACTTATAGCTTAAGGTAATTCATATTTTAAATCAAAGTACATACTCTACACAACAATAACAGTATAAATAGGCACCATATTTACATCATTAGAAAAATTTGTTACTATGATATTATCTGAAGGAAAATAAACCAAGTCCATAATTATCTATGAATTGAAAAGATTGGTTTAGCGAATAATTATAATTTTAAGAATTAACTTATTTT
Encoded proteins:
- a CDS encoding pyridoxamine 5'-phosphate oxidase family protein; the encoded protein is MSNIFHKGQLAVQKIAGEEEIAKKRIPMVLNSLHTRSIPFIEHQILAFPGSEDTDGNIWLSVLIGERGFITIPSVQEIKFDISKITSSREDIFFTNIKTNPTVGLLFHEAARRARYRAWGTARQEENQLCFDIKLGYPSCPKHIQREVIETPEKVEAISSNYQNGTILGELENEWISNAHTFFIATQTKKGAIESSHRGGNPGFIEIQENGRMRVPDYLGNSMFSTLGNIYENPKAALLFVDYKKGETLQLSGTAELQFDQNSEADFYKSGETGRFWTFETKQWIRTINHHKVDTEFIDFSPFNILTKK
- a CDS encoding DinB family protein; protein product: MKLNEILLNEFKDEMNTTRKFLNSISEDVFEFTPHEKSKKMGELANHILPISSWIPAITQNSELDWSTAPSPAVLNSKEAILKQFEENIIVGEKALEATNNDQLMESWTMRNADTVMFSGTKETAIRRYVLSHTVHHRAQLGVYLRLNNIKVPASYVASADEVLF
- a CDS encoding outer membrane beta-barrel protein, whose amino-acid sequence is MKHICIAFTAFIMTATAYSQFQISASSGYAFGSAGMKLGETINVSETENYYGSYGEGTNVQLRGTYFFNESFGVDLSLGYLRGTDQTVSNINVPSTTVDAVARARAFGASTSVVYKFTNNIYGRFGALLKIGGKTEAVVYSKSVFSEAEAEAFGVPNGSYSETNYTEDFHGHFPIGFVGALGYNFELDSNFSLFVEAEYYGISLKRKDSELADFNTNIVLPDGTVAVSGFFTLDNLPEGTVNKTTYVDNLSNTNTDASKKLSQKVPYSSFGINFGITYKFKSSVDKE
- a CDS encoding DUF6789 family protein, whose product is MKNEFAKYAIAGILGTVVMTIIMIVGPNMGMPEMAPWKLLSGAIGVSITVGWVLHFMMGIIFALTYGYAFAPNVSIKNIWLKGIAFGIVALVLAQIGMKVMGVIFEMPPMDGSMPMRLVAMLIGHIAFGLTTAKIINK
- a CDS encoding flavodoxin family protein; translation: MKKIDFSSLKAVFVNCTLKKSPSKSHTQNLMDVSIGIMKSEGVSVETIRLADYDVPVGVQPDMTKEGFEKDEWPIIYEKVIAADILVIGTPIWLGERSSIASKLIERLYAMSGYQNDKGQYVYYGKAGGCIITGNEDGVKHCAMGMLYALQHLGYSVPPQADAGWIGTVGPGPSYGDTEWQGETKNPPVGYDSEFTNRNTTFMSYNLMHLAKMLKDNEGYPAYGNSRKEWDDGTRWNFENPEYR
- a CDS encoding thiamine pyrophosphate-dependent enzyme, whose protein sequence is MSKNVSEQLLDILVNVGVENIYGVTGDALNFFVKAIEERDDVDWIGMKHEGNASFAAFGHSQTKNGLGVCAGTVGPGALHLINGLYNAKKERTPLIAITGQIDQKQQGTNFFQEVDLKKVFDDVCDYQAIIKTPEQAPMVIQKAIKIAMANNAVCRIELPANIAEMKAENQQFVHAIKKYVSRLVPDKETVLEAASLLNKAKTVGILAGDGCRESRDAVLTLSKKLNAPIVHSLRASDVFDHDTENVVGLTGLIGNPSGYNAVMKCDLLLMLGTDFPYIDFLPHDTKTIQVDIRQENIGNRTSVSLGVWSDIYSFLDLLNPKIEQKNDTRFIDKLKESFDGWRKNMKEQASPTRENEPLHPQIFAGFIDEYAADDAIFTVETGTSAIWAAHHISFNKQRRLIGSFNHGSMAVGLPSAIGAQMANPNKEIWCLSGDGAFNMAMQDFITAVKYELPIKVLIFNNSELSFVKLEMEQVGLAASLDALHETNVNFAEYAKLCGGDGVRVEHAKDIGAAIQQAKNSTKPFIIDAVVSSGALSLPPHIGIKEAIGFGTSKIKEVGQVITGDKSQWENIKKELQSYFD
- a CDS encoding tetratricopeptide repeat protein; this translates as MARFIFSKKYFYFVFLLVFICCPKLQGQVGKSTLTKISELKSHSDFNPQNSNYIDLLLDLAETNMRANPDSTAILLKESYDLSVASEYKKGESIALSTYGYFYAERGDTNKADEYNKKALDIANAYNLDNAKITALNNMGIDFHFQGDHANALTKYLEALTVAEKVNDTRMMSVLSTNIAFLYSYNDDFETALIFHKKSRQINIDAKNEDLLIVSTLSIAHIYRQIGDLEESERLFNDGIPIIKKQNRKDWLSSAYMGKGKIGLERKNYQESLMWFIESEKLCDEIDYSNGYTGTYQGLAESYLGLENLELAETYALKALQISKQISLSKAIKESNLILSNIYHKKGEDKKAFSYMNEYRLLYEKEADEKFKKGLGVALSKMKFENQKKQLIDDQSKVIAKQKSYVYLAIAALLIVSLFLIQIYRTNKLQLKHTEELEEKQNILLQHEAELSEANETKDKLFSIIAHDLKGPINSFYALLELSLTGSMTKEDYNILLPKALKNIQGISVMLNNLLEWAKTQMNGIVVEQRQLEINSVLENTIKVLSPLAEKKLISINNLVPNTNCFSDKNHLTIILRNLISNAIKFTNTNGIITINASIKNNFLEIAIADNGIGMSPEKLQMLFKSAHMKSSFGTDNEKGTGLGLFLCKEMAEGNGGELWVTSEENVGTTIYFTVPMSNKV